Proteins co-encoded in one Ziziphus jujuba cultivar Dongzao chromosome 9, ASM3175591v1 genomic window:
- the LOC107427838 gene encoding uncharacterized protein LOC107427838 isoform X1: MTVFSGKQVFPVDYEAVVSQRLLEASLSGDLKSVQECVDDSYLDVNFVGAVCLRSRKTEVVLRDESPSEVRVEYEEFKTDVTALFAAVHAGNAAFVKKLLSIGADVNQKLFRGFATTAAVREGHHEILEILIKAGASQPACEEALLEASCHGHARFAELLMSSDLIRPHVAVHALVTACCRGLVDFVDTLIKCGVDASSPDRMLLLSSKPSLHTNVDCTALVAAIVNRQVSVVRLLLQAGARTDIKVRLGAWSWDTSTGEELRVGAGLAEPYSVSWCAVEYFESSGAILRMLLQKLSLHTPHCGRTLLHHAILCGNAGAVKVLLDCGADVESPVTTNGKTMCRPIHMAARLGLSRILQCLIGSGCNIDSKTDTGETALMLCAKHRQEDCLRALAMAGADFGLVNVATQSVRSIAESNQWSLGFQQVVVDVIRAGKLPRSSNSSVFCPLMFVAQAGDIEALKAVITWGGFNVDYQDDNGFSPAMITALKGHVEAFRLLVYAGADVKLCNKSGDTAITLSQANNNHDLFEKVMLEFALEKGNRNSKGFYALHCAARRGDQDAVKLLTSRGYDVNVRDGDGYTPLMLAAREGHGTICELLICHGADINFKNARGETALSLARKNGSMKNDAERVILNKLACNLVIGGANVRKHTKGGKGSPHEKVMKMMGGVGVLHWGKSSRRNVICREAEVGPSPAFRRNRQHKGDADEPGVFRVVTNRNREVHFVCEGGLETAELWVRGIKLVTEEAILSNKQRET; encoded by the exons ATGACAGTGTTTTCCGGCAAGCAGGTTTTTCCGGTGGACTATGAGGCCGTGGTTTCGCAACGCCTTCTCGAAGCTTCGCTCTCCGGCGATCTGAAATCGGTTCAGGAATGTGTCGACGATTCATATCTGGATGTGAACTTCGTCGGCGCTGTTTGCCTCAGGTCGAGGAAGACGGAGGTGGTTTTGCGCGACGAATCGCCGAGTGAAGTTCGTGTGGAGTACGAAGAGTTTAAGACAGATGTTACGGCTCTTTTCGCCGCTGTTCATGCTGGAAATGCTGCTTTCGTGAAGAAGTTGCTG AGCATTGGTGCTGATGTCAATCAGAAACTCTTCAGGGGCTTTGCGACAACAGCAGCAGTGAGGGAGGGCCACCATGAGATTCTTGAAATCTTGATTAAAGCTGGGGCATCTCAGCCAGCTTGTGAGGAAGCTTTGTTGGAGGCAAGCTGTCATGGACATGCTAGGTTTGCGGAGTTGCTTATGTCTTCAGATTTAATCCGGCCCCATGTTGCCGTACATGCTCTTGTCACGGCATGCTGCAGGGGTCTTGTTGATTTCGTGGACACTCTCATCAAG TGTGGTGTAGATGCAAGTTCACCTGATAGGATGTTGCTTCTGTCATCTAAGCCTTCTCTGCACACAAATGTTGACTGTACTGCCCTGGTTGCCGCAATTGTTAATAGGCAGGTCTCAGTTGTCCGTTTGCTCTTACAG GCTGGTGCTAGGACAGACATCAAAGTGAGGCTGGGAGCATGGTCATGGGACACATCTACTGGGGAAGAGTTACGTGTAGGTGCGGGTCTGGCAGAGCCATATTCTGTCTCCTGGTGTGCAGTGGAGTATTTTGAAAGCAGTGGTGCGATATTACGAATGCTCTTACAGAAGCTTTCCCTCCATACCCCTCATTGTGGAAGAACCCTCCTGCACCATGCCATCTTATGTGGCAATGCAGGAGCTGTCAAAGTTCTTTTAGATTGTGGTGCTGATGTAGAATCCCCTGTCACAACAAATGGGAAAACCATGTGTCGCCCAATTCACATGGCTGCTCGCCTTGGATTATCAAGGATCCTTCAATGCCTGATCGGTTCTGGTTGTAATATAGACTCCAAGACGGATACTGGTGAGACAGCTCTTATGCTTTGTGCAAAACATAGGCAAGAAGACTGTCTCCGAGCATTGGCCATGGCTGGTGCTGATTTTGGCTTGGTTAATGTTGCAACACAGTCTGTAAGGTCAATTGCTGAGTCAAATCagtggtcccttggttttcagcAAGTTGTGGTAGATGTAATAAGAGCTGGAAAGCTACCCAGATCCAGCAACTCTTCAGTTTTTTGTCCTCTAATGTTTGTGGCTCAAGCTGGTGATATAGAAGCCTTAAAAGCTGTAATAACTTGGGgaggtttcaatgttgattatCAGGACGATAATGGTTTCTCACCTGCCATGATTACTGCTTTGAAAGGACATGTTGAAGCATTCCGCTTGCTGGTCTATGCTGGGGCTGATGTAAAGCTGTGTAACAAATCTGGTGATACTGCAATCACCCTTTCACAAGCAAACAACAATCATGACCTCTTTGAAAAGGTAATGCTTGAATTTGCACTTGAAAAGGGTAACCGCAATTCCAAAGGGTTCTATGCATTACACTGTGCAGCTCGTCGGGGGGATCAAGATGCAGTCAAGTTGTTAACAAGTAGAGGATATGATGTGAATGTCCGTGATGGGGATGGTTATACCCCACTGATGTTAGCAGCTAGGGAAGGCCATGGTACCATATGCGAACTCTTGATCTGCCATGGAGCTGATATTAATTTCAAGAATGCTAGAGGTGAAACAGCGCTTTCACTTGCTCGGAAAAATGGCAGTATGAAAAATGATGCAGAGCGTGTTATACTAAATAAACTTGCTTGCAATCTGGTAATTGGTGGTGCCAATGTTCGGAAGCACACAAAGGGAGGGAAGGGAAGTCCTCATGAGAAAGTTATGAAAATGATGGGAGGTGTAGGGGTGTTGCACTGGGGTAAATCTAGCCGAAGAAATGTGATATGCCGAGAGGCAGAGGTGGGGCCAAGCCCAGCCTTTCGTAGGAATAGGCAGCACAAGGGTGATGCCGATGAACCCGGAGTATTTAGGGTGGTGACTAACAGGAACAGGGAAGTGCACTTTGTGTGTGAGGGTGGTCTTGAGACTGCAGAGCTGTGGGTGAGGGGTATTAAGCTTGTGACAGAAGAAGCTATTTTGAGTAACAAGCAGAGGGAAACATGA
- the LOC107404684 gene encoding receptor-like protein EIX2: protein MAQLCQLKEIDLSGNTWNRSISQILDSCSGCLSDSLQLLRLTDSQIYGHLTYKIGQFKTLISLDLSNNSISGPIPASLGNLSSLRDVSLVYNHISETLPESLGQLVNLERLEIYKNQIEGIVSEAHFANTTSLRFFRASDNPLTLKVGQDWVPPFQLELFDMGSCHLGPKFPMWVRSQKSLSVLVLSNTSLADVLPPWVFNFSSELFYFDLSQNQMHGRIPNLTNMGTQEYSAVDLSQNHFEGPLPLVSSKVYKLDLSDNLLSGSISQFLCSSPSEPMNMAALDLAKNRLSGKLPNCWSKWKNIQVLYLNYNSFGGVIPSSFGSLIFLQSLHLRSNNLSGILSLSVLQNYINLVTLDLSGNKFGGNVPTWLGTSPSMLRFLSAGFNEFHGHIPDELCALNSLQILDLSNNNLSDPIPKCFNNFSIMAIKRAESLGFWYDVSRGSNAPYVEAALFLIKGKPIEYNKTLELVNIIDLSGNSLSGHIPLEITNLSNLLSLNLPDNLLDGEIPVKIGNMRELESIDFSKNKLSGEIPQSMSSLNFLSYLNLSYNNLSGKIPTGTQLQSFNSSSFVGNKLCGPPLTPNCSTNGEVTVVEKNRKEDDHEMSWFYIGMAVGFIVGFWGVCGSLIFNRTWRHSYFRFLDCIKDQLYVASVLKLRWFRETITSCYNNQ from the coding sequence ATGGCTCAACTTTgccaattaaaagaaattgatcTGTCAGGCAACACATGGAATCGATCCATATCCCAAATCCTAGATAGTTGCTCCGGATGTCTTTCTGATAGCTTACAGCTTTTGAGACTTACGGATAGTCAAATATATGGTCATTTAACCTATAAAATTGGCCAGTTCAAAACTCTGATCTCTCTTGATCTAtctaataattcaatttctggTCCAATTCCAGCATCATTGGGAAATCTTTCCTCTTTGAGAGATGTGTCCCTCGTTTATAATCACATTAGTGAAACTCTCCCTGAATCTTTGGGGCAGCTTGTTAATTTGGAACGTTTAGAAATTTACAAGAATCAGATAGAAGGCATCGTTTCGGAGGCTCACTTTGCTAATACAACAAGTCTGAGATTTTTTAGGGCATCGGATAACCCATTAACTTTGAAAGTAGGTCAGGATTGGGTTCCGCCTTTTCAACTTGAATTATTTGATATGGGCTCCTGCCATTTGGGCCCAAAATTTCCAATGTGGGTACGGTCACAAAAGAGCCTTTCTGTTTTGGTTTTGTCCAACACAAGTCTTGCAGATGTTCTTCCACCTTGGGTTTTCAACTTCTCTTCGGAATTATTTTACTTTGACctttctcaaaatcaaatgcATGGAAGGATTCCCAATCTGACGAATATGGGGACACAGGAGTACTCAGCAGTCGACCTGAGCCAAAACCACTTCGAGGGGCCCTTGCCTTTGGTATCTTCCAAGGTGTATAAACTAGATCTTTCTGATAATCTACTTTCAGGATCCATTTCTCAATTCTTGTGTAGCTCACCAAGTGAGCCAATGAATATGGCAGCTCTCGATCTTGCCAAAAATCGGTTGTCAGGAAAATTACCCAACTGTTGGagcaaatggaaaaatatacaggtcttatatttaaattacaatAGCTTTGGTGGTGTTATTCCTTCATCCTTTGGTTCGTTGATTTTTCTGCAGTCATTGCATCTCCGTAGTAACAACCTATCTGGAATATTATCTCTTTCTGTTTTAcagaattatattaatttagttACTCTTGATCTTAGTGGGAATAAATTTGGGGGAAACGTTCCTACTTGGCTTGGAACAAGTCCTTCAATGTTGAGGTTTCTTAGTGCTGGCTTCAATGAGTTCCATGGTCATATACCTGATGAATTATGTGCTCTCAATTCCCTACAAATCTTGGATCTTTCAAACAACAATCTGTCCGACCCAATACCAAAATGTTTTAACAATTTCTCTATTATGGCAATAAAACGGGCTGAATCTCTTGGCTTTTGGTACGATGTGTCTAGGGGTAGTAACGCTCCTTACGTGGAGGCTGCATTATTCCTGATTAAAGGCAAGCCGATTGAATACAATAAGACACTAGAACTTGTAAATATCATAGACTTGTCTGGTAACTCTTTGTCAGGACACATTCCTTTAGAAATTACAAATCTCTCAAATCTGCTCTCACTGAATTTGCCAGACAACCTTTTAGATGGAGAGATTCCTGTGAAAATAGGTAATATGCGAGAACTGGAGTCCATTGATTTTTCTAAGAACAAACTTTCTGGTGAAATCCCTCAAAGTATGTCGAGTTTGAATTTCTTGAGCTATTTGAATTTGTCCTACAACAACCTCAGTGGAAAAATCCCAACAGGCACTCAACTCCAAAGCTTCAATTCATCCAGCTTTGTCGGCAACAAACTATGTGGTCCTCCACTCACTCCGAACTGCAGCACAAATGGTGAAGTCACTGTTGTTgaaaagaatagaaaagaaGACGACCATGAAATGTCATGGTTTTACATTGGCATGGCTGTTGGATTCATTGTAGGTTTTTGGGGAGTTTGTggttcccttattttcaatcgGACATGGAGACATAGTTATTTCAGGTTTCTCGACTGCATCAAAGACCAGCTCTATGTGGCTTCAGTCCTAAAGCTGAGATGGTTCCGTGAAACGATAACAAGTTGTTACAACAATCAATGA
- the LOC132799466 gene encoding receptor-like protein EIX1 yields MHFFTIPPPAAAAPAFIIFFGFFILHNNSIFCNATSSNFSCIPSERQALLNFKHDLDDPALRLASWVGHDCCNWSGVVCSKLTPHHVHKLLLGDPDLKFYDTKRLSGEINPSLVDLKHLRHLDLSVSLIGGARIPEFLGCLRSLRYLNLSYTIFSGMIPHQLGNLTNLHSLDLHSIYREFNGTYISPYAKNLQWLSQLSSLRYLDMSWADLKKASDWLEVTNSLPSLEVLRLSYCNLNFNFRPIYHVNFSSLSLLDLSGNYLGNNIPLWVSNLRSLTSLYLSGIATGGSIPDGIQNLTFLVHLDLSDNSLNTSMPSWLYSLSHLEVLNLGSNGFTGPIPEDIQNLTFLVHVDLSENSFNTSIPSWLYSLSHLEVLYLMLIN; encoded by the coding sequence ATGCATTTCTTCACAATACCTCCTCCTGCTGCTGCTGCTCctgcttttattattttctttggatTTTTCATCCTCCATAATAATTCTATATTCTGCAATGCCACCTCTTCTAATTTCAGTTGCATCCCAAGCGAGAGACAAGCGCTTCTCAACTTCAAGCATGATCTCGATGATCCTGCCCTCCGCTTGGCCTCCTGGGTTGGTCATGACTGTTGCAATTGGTCTGGCGTTGTCTGCTCCAAACTCACTCCTCATCATGTTCACAAGCTCCTACTTGGTGATCCTGATCTGAAATTTTATGATACAAAGCGGTTGAGTGGTGAGATAAACCCTTCTTTGGTGGATTTGAAGCATCTACGACACTTGGATCTAAGCGTCAGTCTTATTGGGGGCGCTCGAATTCCAGAATTCCTTGGATGTTTACGGAGTTTAAGATATCTTAATCTCTCTTATACTATATTCAGTGGAATGATTCCTCATCAACTTGGTAATCTCACAAATTTACACTCTCTTGATCTTCACTCTATTTACAGAGAATTCAATGGCACTTACATCAGTCCATATGCTAAGAATCTTCAATGGCTTTCTCAACTTTCTTCGTTGCGGTACCTAGACATGAGTTGGGCTGATCTTAAAAAAGCATCTGATTGGTTGGAGGTAACAAATTCTCTCCCTTCTTTGGAAGTCCTGCGCTTAAGCTACTGCAATTTGAACTTCAATTTTCGTCCAATTTATCATGTCAATTTTTCATCTCTATCCCTCCTTGATCTTTCGGGAAACTATTTAGGGAACAATATTCCACTATGGGTTTCCAATTTGAGAAGTTTGACTTCTCTCTATCTAAGTGGGATTGCAACTGGTGGTTCTATCCCTGATGGTATTCAAAACTTAACTTTCCTTGTGCACCTTGATCTTTCTGATAACTCTTTGAATACCTCAATGCCCAGCTGGTTATATAGTTTAAGCCATTTGGAGGTTCTCAACCTTGGCAGTAATGGATTTACAGGTCCCATCCCTGAAGATATTCAAAACTTAACTTTCCTTGTGCACGTTGATCTTTCTGAGAACTCTTTTAATACCTCAATACCCAGCTGGTTATATAGTTTAAGCCATTTGGAGGTTCTCTACCTTATGTTAATCAATTGA
- the LOC107427838 gene encoding uncharacterized protein LOC107427838 isoform X2: MSSDLIRPHVAVHALVTACCRGLVDFVDTLIKCGVDASSPDRMLLLSSKPSLHTNVDCTALVAAIVNRQVSVVRLLLQAGARTDIKVRLGAWSWDTSTGEELRVGAGLAEPYSVSWCAVEYFESSGAILRMLLQKLSLHTPHCGRTLLHHAILCGNAGAVKVLLDCGADVESPVTTNGKTMCRPIHMAARLGLSRILQCLIGSGCNIDSKTDTGETALMLCAKHRQEDCLRALAMAGADFGLVNVATQSVRSIAESNQWSLGFQQVVVDVIRAGKLPRSSNSSVFCPLMFVAQAGDIEALKAVITWGGFNVDYQDDNGFSPAMITALKGHVEAFRLLVYAGADVKLCNKSGDTAITLSQANNNHDLFEKVMLEFALEKGNRNSKGFYALHCAARRGDQDAVKLLTSRGYDVNVRDGDGYTPLMLAAREGHGTICELLICHGADINFKNARGETALSLARKNGSMKNDAERVILNKLACNLVIGGANVRKHTKGGKGSPHEKVMKMMGGVGVLHWGKSSRRNVICREAEVGPSPAFRRNRQHKGDADEPGVFRVVTNRNREVHFVCEGGLETAELWVRGIKLVTEEAILSNKQRET, translated from the exons ATGTCTTCAGATTTAATCCGGCCCCATGTTGCCGTACATGCTCTTGTCACGGCATGCTGCAGGGGTCTTGTTGATTTCGTGGACACTCTCATCAAG TGTGGTGTAGATGCAAGTTCACCTGATAGGATGTTGCTTCTGTCATCTAAGCCTTCTCTGCACACAAATGTTGACTGTACTGCCCTGGTTGCCGCAATTGTTAATAGGCAGGTCTCAGTTGTCCGTTTGCTCTTACAG GCTGGTGCTAGGACAGACATCAAAGTGAGGCTGGGAGCATGGTCATGGGACACATCTACTGGGGAAGAGTTACGTGTAGGTGCGGGTCTGGCAGAGCCATATTCTGTCTCCTGGTGTGCAGTGGAGTATTTTGAAAGCAGTGGTGCGATATTACGAATGCTCTTACAGAAGCTTTCCCTCCATACCCCTCATTGTGGAAGAACCCTCCTGCACCATGCCATCTTATGTGGCAATGCAGGAGCTGTCAAAGTTCTTTTAGATTGTGGTGCTGATGTAGAATCCCCTGTCACAACAAATGGGAAAACCATGTGTCGCCCAATTCACATGGCTGCTCGCCTTGGATTATCAAGGATCCTTCAATGCCTGATCGGTTCTGGTTGTAATATAGACTCCAAGACGGATACTGGTGAGACAGCTCTTATGCTTTGTGCAAAACATAGGCAAGAAGACTGTCTCCGAGCATTGGCCATGGCTGGTGCTGATTTTGGCTTGGTTAATGTTGCAACACAGTCTGTAAGGTCAATTGCTGAGTCAAATCagtggtcccttggttttcagcAAGTTGTGGTAGATGTAATAAGAGCTGGAAAGCTACCCAGATCCAGCAACTCTTCAGTTTTTTGTCCTCTAATGTTTGTGGCTCAAGCTGGTGATATAGAAGCCTTAAAAGCTGTAATAACTTGGGgaggtttcaatgttgattatCAGGACGATAATGGTTTCTCACCTGCCATGATTACTGCTTTGAAAGGACATGTTGAAGCATTCCGCTTGCTGGTCTATGCTGGGGCTGATGTAAAGCTGTGTAACAAATCTGGTGATACTGCAATCACCCTTTCACAAGCAAACAACAATCATGACCTCTTTGAAAAGGTAATGCTTGAATTTGCACTTGAAAAGGGTAACCGCAATTCCAAAGGGTTCTATGCATTACACTGTGCAGCTCGTCGGGGGGATCAAGATGCAGTCAAGTTGTTAACAAGTAGAGGATATGATGTGAATGTCCGTGATGGGGATGGTTATACCCCACTGATGTTAGCAGCTAGGGAAGGCCATGGTACCATATGCGAACTCTTGATCTGCCATGGAGCTGATATTAATTTCAAGAATGCTAGAGGTGAAACAGCGCTTTCACTTGCTCGGAAAAATGGCAGTATGAAAAATGATGCAGAGCGTGTTATACTAAATAAACTTGCTTGCAATCTGGTAATTGGTGGTGCCAATGTTCGGAAGCACACAAAGGGAGGGAAGGGAAGTCCTCATGAGAAAGTTATGAAAATGATGGGAGGTGTAGGGGTGTTGCACTGGGGTAAATCTAGCCGAAGAAATGTGATATGCCGAGAGGCAGAGGTGGGGCCAAGCCCAGCCTTTCGTAGGAATAGGCAGCACAAGGGTGATGCCGATGAACCCGGAGTATTTAGGGTGGTGACTAACAGGAACAGGGAAGTGCACTTTGTGTGTGAGGGTGGTCTTGAGACTGCAGAGCTGTGGGTGAGGGGTATTAAGCTTGTGACAGAAGAAGCTATTTTGAGTAACAAGCAGAGGGAAACATGA
- the LOC125418351 gene encoding LOW QUALITY PROTEIN: protoporphyrinogen oxidase, mitochondrial (The sequence of the model RefSeq protein was modified relative to this genomic sequence to represent the inferred CDS: inserted 1 base in 1 codon; substituted 2 bases at 2 genomic stop codons) produces the protein MGSAKIQDRPSSAERVAVVGAGVGGLAAAYKLKSHGLNVTVFEAEGRTGGKLRSVSHDGLIWDEGASTMNQSEIEVQSLRDDLGIREKQQFPISQNKRYIVXDGSPVLIPTNPLALIKSNILSTKSKFEIILEPFLWKKRSSSDVSDHSQESVGGFFQRHFGKEVVDYLIDPFVAGTSAGDPESLSMRYSFPDLWNLEERFGSVIAGAIQSKLSARKEKSGEKKGSLKKTKHQRGSFSFKGGMQTLTDTLSKEIGVDEIKLNSKVLSLSYCPDGKSARENWSVSFAAKHDNRSQALSVDAVIVTAPLCNVKELKIAKRGNPFLLNFLPEVNYMPLSVIITTFKKENVKRPLEGFGVLVPSKEQNNGLKTLGTLFSSMMFPDHAPNDLYLYTTFVGGSXNKELANSSTDELKXVVSDLRQLLGAEGEPKFVNHFYWKKAFPLYGYNYDSVIAAIEKMEKNLPGFFYAGNHRCGLSVGKAIASGCKAAELVISYLESSSDDKKLGEENNGKTT, from the exons ATGGGCTCTGCCAAAATACAAGATCGGCCAA GTTCTGCTGAAAGAGTAGCTGTTGTTGGTGCCGGTGTTGG CGGGCTTGCAGCAGCCTACAAATTGAAATCGCATGGTTTGAATGTCACGGTGTTTGAAGCTGAGGGAAGAACTGGGGGGAAGTTGAGAAGTGTTTCTCATGATGGTCTAATTTGGGATGAAGGAGCCAGTACAATG AATCAGAGTGAAATAGAAGTCCAAAGTCTGCGAGATGATCTTGGGATAAGAGAAAAACAGCAATTT CCAATTTCACAGAATAAACGGTATATCGTATGAGATGGATCTCCAGTGCTG ATACCTACAAACCCGCTTGCGTTGATCAAGAGCAACATTCTTTCCACAAAATCCAAG TTTGAGATCATTCTGGAGCCATTTTTGTGGAAGAAAAGGAGCTCCTCAGATGTTTCTGATCATAGTCAAGAAAG CGTGGGTGGGTTCTTTCAACGTCATTTTGGGAAAGAG GTTGTTGATTATCTCATTGATCCTTTTGTTGCAGGCACAAGTGCTGGAGATCCTGAATCTCTCTCT ATGCGTTATTCTTTTCCCGATTTATGGAATCTAGAGGAAAG GTTCGGTTCTGTTATTGCTGGGGCAATTCAATCAAAGTTATCTGCCAGAAAGGAGAAAAGTGGAGAAAAAAAGGGTTCcttgaaaaaaacaaagcatCAACGTGGTTCATTTTCCTTCAAGGGTGGAATGCAG ACACTTACTGATACATTGAGCAAAGAAATTGGTGTGGATGAGATTAAGTTAAACTCGAAGGTTTTATCATTATCTTATTGTCCTGATGGGAAGTCTGCAAGGGAAAACTGGTCAGTTTCTTTTGCTGCAAAACATGACAACCGCTCACAAGCTTTATCTGTAGATGCTGTAATTGTGACG GCTCCACTATGTAATGTCAAGGAATTGAAGATTGCAAAAAGAGGAAACCCCTTCCTTCTCAATTTTCTTCCTGAg GTGAATTATATGCCACTATCAGTTATAATCACCACCTTCAAGAAGGAGAATGTTAAGAGACCCCTTGAGGGATTTGGGGTTCTTGTTCCTTCTAAAGAGCAGAATAATGGCTTAAAGACCCTTG GTACTCTCTTTTCCTCCATGATGTTTCCGGATCATGCACCTAATGACCTATACCTTTATACAACCTTCGTTGGGGGAAGTTGAAACAAGGAACTAGCTAATTCTTCAAC TGACGAGTTGA TTGTCGTCTCTGACCTTAGGCAGTTATTAGGAGCAGAGGGAGAACCCAAGTTTGTGAA TCATTTTTATTGGAAGAAAGCATTTCCTCTGTACGGGTATAATTATGATTCAGTGATAGCAGCAATagagaaaatggagaaaaacCTTCCTGGGTTCTTCTATGCAG GTAACCATAGGTGTGGACTGTCTGTTGGCAAAGCAATAGCATCCGGGTGCAAGGCAGCTGAACTTGTAATCTCATATTTGGAATCTTCTTCAGATGACAAGAAACTTGGGGAG